In the Gossypium arboreum isolate Shixiya-1 chromosome 10, ASM2569848v2, whole genome shotgun sequence genome, one interval contains:
- the LOC108488173 gene encoding probable pectinesterase/pectinesterase inhibitor 58: MDSTPNVVVAKDGSGKYDCITEALAEVPLNCCDRFVIHIKAGTYKEKVIVTKEMTNVMFLGDGPTETIITNGVNCFKDNVKTFDTATVGVDGAGFMAKGVGFDNSAGPDGHQAVAFRASCDKVVMLNCHFTGYQDTLYAHRDKQFYRDCLISGTVDFIFGNAASVFQNCQIVVRKPGENQHNMITAHGKKEEETNTAIVLQNCTISGAPDYLPVKDKNKTYLGRPWKQFATTVIMQCQIDDIITPEGYSPMEGTVGLDTGYFAEFQNRGPGANTEGRVTWKAIKKIDMDEAMKWTPRVFLQSDEWLAQTGIPFDPDMTPGV, translated from the exons ATGGATTCGACACCTAACGTTGTGGTTGCTAAGGATGGTAGTGGGAAATATGATTGCATCACAGAGGCCTTAGCTGAAGTCCCGTTGAATTGTTGCGATCGATTTGTTATTCACATTAAGGCTGGTACTTATAAGGAAAAAGTCATTGTGACCAAGGAGATGACTAATGTTATGTTCCTCGGTGATGGCCCAACCGAGACCATCATCACCAATGGCGTTAACTGCTTTAAGGATAATGTTAAAACATTCGACACTGCTACTGTTG GTGTGGATGGGGCTGGTTTCATGGCCAAGGGCGTTGGATTCGATAACTCAGCAGGACCTGATGGTCATCAAGCAGTGGCTTTTAGGGCATCCTGTGATAAGGTTGTCATGCTCAATTGTCATTTTACTGGGTACCAAGACACCCTTTACGCTCATAGAGACAAACAGTTTTATAGGGATTGTCTCATCAGCGGGACAGTAGACTTCATCTTCGGGAATGCGGCGAGTGTTTTCCAAAACTGTCAGATTGTCGTGAGGAAGCCAGGTGAAAACCAGCACAACATGATTACAGCACacggaaagaaagaagaagaaactaACACAGCCATTGTGCTTCAAAATTGTACCATCTCGGGCGCCCCTGACTACCTCCCGGTGAAGGACAAGAATAAGACGTACCTTGGTCGTCCCTGGAAACAATTTGCGACAACTGTCATAATGCAATGTCAAATCGATGACATCATTACACCAGAGGGTTACTCCCCCATGGAAGGCACTGTAGGACTGGACACTGGTTACTTTGCCGAGTTCCAAAATAGGGGACCCGGTGCCAACACTGAGGGCAGGGTCACATGGAAAGCTATCAAGAAAATCGATATGGACGAAGCCATGAAATGGACTCCTCGCGTATTTTTGCAATCCGACGAATGGCTGGCACAAACTGGTATTCCCTTTGATCCCGATATGACCCCTGGAGTTTAA
- the LOC108488172 gene encoding probable pectinesterase/pectinesterase inhibitor 58 — MDSTPNVVVAKDGSGKYDCIIEALAEVPLNSCDRFVIHIKAGTYKEKIIVTKEMTNVMFLGDGPTETIITNGVNCFKDNVKTFDTATVGVDGAGFMAKGVGFDNSAGPDGHQAVAFRASCDKVVMLNCHFTGYQDTLYAHKGKQFYRDCLISGTVDFIFGNAASVFQNCQIVVRKPGENQHNMVTAHGKKEEETNTAIVLQNCTISGAPDYLPVKDKNKTYLGRPWKQFATTVIMQCQIDDIITPEGYSPMEGTVGLDTGYFAEFQNKGPGANTEGRVTWKAIKKIDMDEAMKWTPRVFLQSDEWLAQTGVPFDPDMTPGV; from the exons ATGGATTCGACGCCTAATGTTGTGGTCGCTAAGGATGGTAGTGGGAAATATGATTGCATCATCGAGGCCTTAGCTGAAGTTCCATTGAATAGTTGCGATCGATTTGTTATTCACATTAAGGCTGGTACTTATAAGGAAAAAATCATTGTGACCAAGGAGATGACTAATGTTATGTTCCTCGGTGATGGCCCAACTGAGACCATCATCACCAATGGTGTTAACTGCTTTAAGGATAATGTTAAGACATTCGACACTGCTACTGTCG GTGTGGATGGGGCTGGTTTCATGGCCAAGGGCGTTGGATTCGATAACTCAGCAGGACCCGATGGTCATCAAGCAGTGGCTTTTAGGGCATCCTGTGATAAGGTCGTCATGCTCAATTGTCATTTCACTGGGTACCAAGACACCCTTTATGCTCACAAAGGAAAACAATTTTATAGGGATTGTCTCATCAGTGGGACGGTGGACTTCATCTTCGGGAATGCTGCAAGTGTGTTCCAAAACTGTCAGATCGTCGTGAGAAAGCCAGGGGAGAACCAACACAACATGGTTACTGCACacggaaagaaagaagaagaaactaACACAGCCATTGTGCTTCAAAATTGTACCATCTCGGGCGCCCCTGACTACCTTCCGGTGAAGGACAAGAACAAGACGTACCTTGGTCGTCCCTGGAAACAATTTGCGACAACTGTCATAATGCAATGTCAAATCGATGACATCATTACACCAGAGGGTTACTCCCCCATGGAAGGCACCGTAGGACTGGACACTGGTTACTTTGCCGAGTTCCAAAATAAGGGACCCGGTGCCAACACCGAGGGTAGGGTCACATGGAAAGCTATCAAGAAAATCGATATGGATGAAGCCATGAAATGGACTCCTCGCGTATTTTTGCAATCTGACGAATGGCTGGCACAAACTGGCGTTCCTTTTGATCCCGATATGACCCCTGGAGTTTAA